The Metallosphaera hakonensis JCM 8857 = DSM 7519 genome includes the window CTAGCTCCGCGATCCTATTAATTGTGTTCTCAAGTTTCATTTTCACTGAAGACCTAATGAGGAAATCGTCCTGTCTAATTAGATCCTTAGCCTTATACCCCCTGTAACCTGGGACCATCAACTGAAGTCTCTCCAAGGGAGTGAGTTCCTTTGTCATGAATTCTAATTATCTTCAAGAGTTAAAAATTCTATTGGACCCCAAAGCATATGATAACACCCTTATATTCACCGAGTTAACGTTATATTCGGAATTATCTATATGGGTGTGCAGAAAACTTAACATATAAAATAGATAACAATAACTAAAATCATAATCACCTGACTCATGTCTGTTGAATTAGGTCTACTTTGTCTCCTTTATCCTCTCGCGCTGGGTAGTCATGGACTTGATTACTCTCGTGACTCTCTTTATTACCTCACTCCTTACAGGTTCCTCATAAATGGACCTAGAGATCACGTCAATCCCCAAAACAAACGAGGTTTGAGTGGCCTCCAGTATCCTAACCGTGGGTGGTTCAATTAAATCGTCCATTTTACTAATTTCCTCCCTTATAATCTCAATCACAGCGTCTGGATCTAGGTCTTTGGAGATTTCATATCTAGTTCTTACCTTCCTCCTCTCATTCTTGTCATGAACGAATATCGCAGCCTGAATCATGATGCTATTGGGGATCTTCAACTCCGCTAACTCGTCAGTTTCAATAATGGTATAGAGAAGGGAGATGTCCACCACTTTCCCAGTGTAACCCGGGATTAAGTAATCGTTTGAGTAATACTTGGGTGAATAAGTTGGGAAATCGAGGCCGTATTGCCAGGTTGAGACAGTTATTCTTTGTCCCACCTTATAGGGGCGTGAGAGAAGTAGCATTATTCCGCCGAATACATTTGAAAGCACGTCTTGAGATGCCAAACCCAGGACCAAGCCCGCAAATCCACCGGCAGCAAGGGCCTCCCCGAGCCCCACTTTAAAGGCTGAAAGTACCCCAGCTAAGGCAAGGGCGTATCCTATGACCCTGATAACGAAACCCAATGAAGAAGCGTTATCTATTCCGATGGAGTTGGCCAGCCTTCTCTTCACCAAAAGCGATAGAAGATAAGTAACCGCGAGGATTCCAACTACCCAGATAGCTATTTCAAGATACAGAATGTAATTTCCTGGGAGTACCTTCATCTCACCTAGAACATAGATCGCACTACCAATTAGAATCATTGCAATGATGGAAGAGATCGTAATTGCCAGGATCCTGCTCTCCTTGCCAGACATAAAGAAGGTAATGAGCCTGAATCCTTAAAAACCTTTTTGGAGTTCCAAGGTCAACAGGGCTGAATTCTTTATCAAGGTCACGGTATTTAAGGCCTCGTTTTTGGTTAGACCCTCTGAGAAAAGTATCCTGGCGATTTGAATGCTCCTAGGTGACTTCTCGTCAGGGGAGAAGAAGAACTCCACGTTCAGTTTGAGTAACTCTTTCTTAATTGCGGAAATGACGGTAGGGTTTGATTTGAGCTTCTCCTGATCAAGATCCAATATCACGGCAACTATGTAATAGGTTGTGTCAGGGGAGGTTCGTATTATTGAGACCGGGAGTCCTCCCGTGGGAGGGGAAACCGTGAAGTGAAAATATATCCCACCGCTGGTAACCTTCTCCAGTTTCATTCCTAATTCCTTAAACCATGAGTATATTTCTGTATCAGTGACCATCATGAACACCTCAGGGCCGAATCACCCATTGTAGAGTCAACCCTCTGTTGAACCAGACTTTCAGATAGCGCAATTAGGTTAGGTTTGAAGTTAATGCTTAGGTCTTTGGGCAAATTTATCATTTCACGTAGAACGGTCACCTTCAAACCATGCAACTTTGCATGTATAGCCAGGTTTATCCGCGTAGTTGTGAAGTTCATTATGCCTGGAAGACTATTGGCCCTTCTTGCGGAGTAGGTGAAGAACTCCCTTGAGGGCATGAAACTCTTAGCGTCGTCTGGACTTATCACGTCTTGAACGAAAACGTCGAGGTTATACCTCATTAACAGGGATTTAACTTCAAGCTTCGGCAGATTGGTCACTAAGTAGATCCTGGCCCTATAGTTAAGTTCCTCGAGATAGAGGGCGTCGTCGTAGGGCTTCACTTCGCTTAAGTTAAGGTCTCCCACCAATGATCTCAAGAGATCCCCTGCGGGATAGTATTTGGAGCCGAGAGCCGTGGTCACATCATTGTAAACGTCTATCCCCTTTACCCCAGAGAAGTTGAAAATCGAATCGACGTCAATAAGGAAGGGTATCATTTCCTACCACTTAGAAGTCTCTCAACCCATATTTTAGTCAATTCCTTTTGTTTACACTCATTACATACGTCAGTGTATTGAGCCGTCCCCTGAAATCCCTGAGAGATTAACATGGAGTCAACTCTCACTTTCACCTTCTCAGAGCCAATTGGCTTACCGCATATCCTGCACTTGGCCACAACAGCCTTGTTCATGGTCTTCTTCTTGAGATCTGATATTTTGGCTAACCCAGTGACGGAGACCGCGTTCTCTGGACAATTCTTAACGCATCTCTCAGATCCTATACAGTAGGGTATGTTATAGGTTAACTCGAGGTTATCGTTTCCCTTGAGGTCTGGAACCAGCATTTGACAAGCCCTGACGCACACTCCGCATAGGACGCATTTGTTTGGGTCCACCTGGACGTTGTAGACTCCAGGAACTTGGTCCTCAGGGTTCAGAGAGACCTTCTTACCCATCTCTTCGATTGACCAGAGAAGGAGTGACCTCCTCCTACTCCTATGCAGGACAACTTCCTCGGGAATCTCTGATCTCTCCAGGGCTAGAGGAGGGGCTTCAAGGATCTTCTTAAGTTCCTCGTCATCCCTCGCTTTCTTCACTGGGAGATTTGTGCCAGGAAAACGGGAGGGAATCTCCTCAAGCCTCTTCAAAGCCAACTCCCTAGTCTCGCATGACGAAGAGACGTGAATTATTGGGTTTAACCCTGACGCGTAGCTGGAGGCCACGAAGGCGTCGTGGACTGAGGCAACGCACGGCACGGTGAAGGGGAAAATCCCCTCCGGGACATCCTGGGGAATTGAGTCGGTGAATAATATTGACGCCGGTTTAGAGTAATATCTCACCACTGCATTAATAAATGCAACCACCTGATCCGTTGTTGCTGTCGGAACTTCGAGGTAACCCAGAAAGGTAGAGGCAGAGCAATATCCGCAGGCTGTGCACTTCTCCGGACTTCCAACTGAGGGACCCTCAGGAGATTTAACTACCAGTCCCTGGGAACACGCCTCTATGGCCCTGTTGATTTCCCTCTCGGCATGAACTTCATCGAAGAGAACCGGATAGGGTTTGTATTCATAGACCTTGAGTTTTAGGAGGGACCTCCTTGATACTGAGGAAGCCCTAGTGGGCTGAACCCTATAGACCAGATCCATCAACTGAGCCCTGATTGAGTATCCCATGAGTAGAGCGTAGATGAAATCTTGGCTTTTTCCGCTGAACCAAGAGGAGGGAATCGTTAGAATGGCGAGGGGGGAAATTCCAAGTTTTTGATCTATTTCGTCCATCCATCTCTCCTTACCTACCTCGTTGATCACGAGAAGAGACTTCACGTCGTTCTGCTTCAAGTCCTCGAACACAAAGTCGCCCATTTCAGCTACGTAGGACAACCTAGCCTCATCGAAAACGTTCCTTAACGTCTCATCTCTTATGATCTCCCTGGCCTTTTTTGAGATCAATAGGCCTACATTGAGCACTACCTTTCACCTAGGAAATCTCTCTCGAACTTAAGCCAGTCTCCGAGCTGAGAACATACTACCTTAAATATATTGGACCTTGGGTCATGGATCACGTCATTTATCCAGTCTGGTATCCAGGAGAAGAGGTGGGTTATGGCGAAGTTCTTCTGGTCTTGAACCACCTTAAACGCGTCCAATCCCTTCCTCCTATGATCAAACTCTTCCTCCACAAGAAGGGACATAAAAGCCAGAAGAGAGGAGATGTGATCAGGTTCGGGACTAAATTGCGACGAAATTTTGGGAACTAGATTCCTTGATCTGTAGAACCTCACAACGTCATTATACTTGAAAGTCGCCACCCTATCACCCATGAGGGAGAAAAGCCTCTTACTTTCAACTGGGACCAGTGGCTTAATACCAACTCCCGATATGAATAGTGAAGAATACTCAGTCAGGTAATCGCTCCTTTTCGCCTGTTCAAAAACCGCTCTTATCTCTCCCACTTTAATGCCTGTCTCCTCCATATATGTCCCGAGCCTTTCCTCAATACTCTTGAGCTTATCCATAAGCTGGTGATATTCCTCGGGATCAAACTTGTAAAGGAAAAGGTCCGAAAACATGTCATAGATCGAATGCCTAACGTTTAACACGTCAAGAATAGATACGGACAAGAAGATCACCAAAAAATTATTGACTTGTGTTGGAGGAACTGGGCCCTCCGCTCTCGGTATAGGTTGAATTGTTACCCTGGGCACCCAGTTGAACGACGCCGTTTGAGGTCCAGACATTGTAGTACTGGGCTTGACTGAGCAATTCCACGTCATTGTCAGCTGCATAGTCACTGTGCCATGGGAGATACCCGCTGGCTGGGTTGGCTCCGGTCTCTGGGCCCAAAACGAACCCTCCCTTATCCACGAAGAGTATGTTCCCTGGATCAGTGGGGTCTAGCCTGTTTGCCCAGATCCTGGCCTGAACCATACATCCGTGGATACACGCGGGTATCCTTTCCTCTGGTGGGAGTGTGGGATCGTAAATTCTATCAAAACAGTGAGTGCACTTCTTTGTGACGCCCTCCACGTAATCGAAGAACCTATTTCCGTAGGGACAAGCGTAGATACAATACTTGGTTCCTATGCACTCCTCGTAGTCCACGAGAACTATTCCGTCCTGAGTTCTCTTGAACGTTGCCCCCACCGGGCATACCTCTACACAAGGAGCATTCATACAGTGGAAGCAATTAATGGGGATGTTGTAAACCTTAGTTTGCGGATAGTTACCGACCTCGACGTATAGGACCCTAAGCCAGAACATGACATCAAGGTTCCCGTATGGATCCAGGTCAGGGAGTGGACCGAACATTCCCGACGTATTCCACTCCTTGCACGACATCTGGCATCCGGCGCATCCGAAACATTTGTTGAGGTCAGTTATTATGGCGTAGTTTGCCACAGGGGTATAGGGCAGAGCCTTCTGAACTCCGCCTTGTCTTATATCCAGTTGGATTTGTGGGGTTTGGGACATTTGGATCACCTTAACTAGACGAAATCACCCTTGACTTGAGGGGTCGGTTGCGAACCCATACCTCACCTTGTACGTTCCAATGGTATAACTTGGCGCTAGGGAACCCGGAGATACATAACTCCATATGCTCGTTGAGGTCATGTTGTTG containing:
- a CDS encoding 4Fe-4S binding protein is translated as MLNVGLLISKKAREIIRDETLRNVFDEARLSYVAEMGDFVFEDLKQNDVKSLLVINEVGKERWMDEIDQKLGISPLAILTIPSSWFSGKSQDFIYALLMGYSIRAQLMDLVYRVQPTRASSVSRRSLLKLKVYEYKPYPVLFDEVHAEREINRAIEACSQGLVVKSPEGPSVGSPEKCTACGYCSASTFLGYLEVPTATTDQVVAFINAVVRYYSKPASILFTDSIPQDVPEGIFPFTVPCVASVHDAFVASSYASGLNPIIHVSSSCETRELALKRLEEIPSRFPGTNLPVKKARDDEELKKILEAPPLALERSEIPEEVVLHRSRRRSLLLWSIEEMGKKVSLNPEDQVPGVYNVQVDPNKCVLCGVCVRACQMLVPDLKGNDNLELTYNIPYCIGSERCVKNCPENAVSVTGLAKISDLKKKTMNKAVVAKCRICGKPIGSEKVKVRVDSMLISQGFQGTAQYTDVCNECKQKELTKIWVERLLSGRK
- a CDS encoding mechanosensitive ion channel family protein, with protein sequence MSGKESRILAITISSIIAMILIGSAIYVLGEMKVLPGNYILYLEIAIWVVGILAVTYLLSLLVKRRLANSIGIDNASSLGFVIRVIGYALALAGVLSAFKVGLGEALAAGGFAGLVLGLASQDVLSNVFGGIMLLLSRPYKVGQRITVSTWQYGLDFPTYSPKYYSNDYLIPGYTGKVVDISLLYTIIETDELAELKIPNSIMIQAAIFVHDKNERRKVRTRYEISKDLDPDAVIEIIREEISKMDDLIEPPTVRILEATQTSFVLGIDVISRSIYEEPVRSEVIKRVTRVIKSMTTQRERIKETK
- a CDS encoding TorD/DmsD family molecular chaperone, yielding MSVSILDVLNVRHSIYDMFSDLFLYKFDPEEYHQLMDKLKSIEERLGTYMEETGIKVGEIRAVFEQAKRSDYLTEYSSLFISGVGIKPLVPVESKRLFSLMGDRVATFKYNDVVRFYRSRNLVPKISSQFSPEPDHISSLLAFMSLLVEEEFDHRRKGLDAFKVVQDQKNFAITHLFSWIPDWINDVIHDPRSNIFKVVCSQLGDWLKFERDFLGER
- a CDS encoding DUF2299 domain-containing protein — translated: MVTDTEIYSWFKELGMKLEKVTSGGIYFHFTVSPPTGGLPVSIIRTSPDTTYYIVAVILDLDQEKLKSNPTVISAIKKELLKLNVEFFFSPDEKSPRSIQIARILFSEGLTKNEALNTVTLIKNSALLTLELQKGF
- a CDS encoding 4Fe-4S dicluster domain-containing protein, translating into MSQTPQIQLDIRQGGVQKALPYTPVANYAIITDLNKCFGCAGCQMSCKEWNTSGMFGPLPDLDPYGNLDVMFWLRVLYVEVGNYPQTKVYNIPINCFHCMNAPCVEVCPVGATFKRTQDGIVLVDYEECIGTKYCIYACPYGNRFFDYVEGVTKKCTHCFDRIYDPTLPPEERIPACIHGCMVQARIWANRLDPTDPGNILFVDKGGFVLGPETGANPASGYLPWHSDYAADNDVELLSQAQYYNVWTSNGVVQLGAQGNNSTYTESGGPSSSNTSQ